Proteins found in one Quercus robur chromosome 2, dhQueRobu3.1, whole genome shotgun sequence genomic segment:
- the LOC126713529 gene encoding laccase-14-like isoform X3 yields MGVKMVVLILAFLGLLYLDGLPLCTASVVHNYTYVLKETNFTRLCSTKSMLTVDGQFPGPVLRVQKGDTAFVTVQNNGKYGVTIHWHGVKQPRNPWSDGPENITQCPIKPGKKFTYEVVFSNEEGTLWWHAHSDWSRATVHGAIVISPKNGTSYPFPKPYAEEVIILAEWYKGDVKEIIDEATATGADPNVSDAFTLNGQPGYPNNCSIATTYRLRVIKGKTYLLRLIHAGMNEEMFFAIAHHKLTVVAQDASYLKPINTSYVMITPGQTMDILVTANQSPSHYYIAARPFFDSNAPYDNSTTTAILQYVGNYTPPSSPSFPTLPNITSKSAADNFTTRLRALASKDHPISVPTGVDERIFITVSVNQLTCDKAVCGGPNNSILAASLNNISFSTPKIDILQAYYRNLPNVYESNFPNRPPFLFNFTGDSNDNLLLPSTGTKAKIIEYGKRVEIVFQGTSIGNPENHPMHLHGFSFYLLGTGYGNFNKTTSPKTYNLIDPPEVNTFGVPKNGWATIRFVANNPGVWYMHCHLERHATWGMDTVIIVKNGTTSATSIRPPPANLPTCS; encoded by the exons CTGAAGGAGACGAATTTTACCAGGCTATGTAGCACCAAGAGCATGCTGACTGTAGATGGTCAATTCCCAGGGCCAGTCCTTCGTGTTCAAAAAGGTGACACAGCATTTGTCACTGTTCAAAATAACGGAAAGTATGGCGTGACTATTCACTG gCACGGAGTTAAGCAACCAAGAAATCCATGGTCAGATGGTCCTGAAAATATTACCCAGTGTCCAATTAAACCAGGAAAAAAATTCACTTATGAGGTTGTATTTTCTAATGAAGAAGGAACGCTTTGGTGGCATGCCCATAGTGACTGGTCGCGTGCAACAGTTCATGGCGCAATTGTTATCTCTCCTAAAAATGGAACCTCTTATCCATTTCCAAAGCCCTATGCTGAAGAAGTAATTATATTGG CGGAATGGTATAAGGGAGATGTGAAAGAAATAATCGATGAAGCTACAGCAACCGGTGCTGATCCAAATGTATCAGATGCCTTCACTCTTAATGGCCAACCAGGATATCCAAACAATTGCTCTATTG CAACAACATATCGTCTACGAGTTATTAAAGGAAAGACCTATCTTCTCCGCCTCATCCACGCCGGCATGAATGAAGAAATGTTCTTCGCCATTGCACATCACAAGCTCACAGTTGTTGCACAAGATGCTTCATACTTAAAACCCATAAACACTAGCTACGTCATGATAACTCCAGGACAAACAATGGACATTTTGGTCACAGCAAACCAGTCTCCAAGCCATTATTACATAGCTGCTCGTCCTTTCTTTGACTCTAATGCTCCATACGACAATTCCACCACTACAGCAATTCTTCAGTACGTAGGCAATTATACTCCTCCATCCTCTCCTTCCTTTCCAACCCTTCCTAATATTACTTCCAAGTCTGCTGCTGACAACTTCACAACTCGCTTAAGAGCTTTGGCGAGCAAAGATCACCCAATTAGTGTCCCAACTGGAGTTGATGAACGGATATTTATCACAGTTTCTGTAAATCAGTTAACTTGTGATAAAGCTGTGTGTGGGGGTCCAAATAATTCCATTTTAGCAGCTAGCTTAAACAACATAAGCTTTTCGACCCCAAAAATTGATATACTACAAGCATACTACAG GAATCTGCCCAACGTTTATGAAAGTAATTTCCCAAATCGgccaccttttctttttaacttcaCGGGAGATTCAAACGATAACTTACTACTCCCAAGCACAGGAACAAAGGCAAAGATCATAGAGTATGGTAAAAGGGTGGAGATAGTGTTCCAAGGAACTAGTATTGGGAATCCAGAGAATCATCCTATGCATTTGCATGGTTTTAGCTTCTATTTGCTTGGAACAGGTTATGGGAACTTCAACAAAACCACTTCCCCCAAGACTTATAACTTGATTGATCCACCAGAAGTCAATACCTTTGGAGTTCCTAAGAATGGATGGGCTACTATTAGATTTGTTGCTAATAATCccg GTGTATGGTATATGCATTGTCATTTGGAAAGGCATGCAACCTGGGGTATGGACACTGTCATCATAGTCAAGAATGGGACCACCAGCGCAACAAGCATTAGGCCACCCCCTGCTAATTTGCCTACTTGTTCCTAA
- the LOC126713529 gene encoding laccase-14-like isoform X4, with the protein MLTVDGQFPGPVLRVQKGDTAFVTVQNNGKYGVTIHWHGVKQPRNPWSDGPENITQCPIKPGKKFTYEVVFSNEEGTLWWHAHSDWSRATVHGAIVISPKNGTSYPFPKPYAEEVIILAEWYKGDVKEIIDEATATGADPNVSDAFTLNGQPGYPNNCSIATTYRLRVIKGKTYLLRLIHAGMNEEMFFAIAHHKLTVVAQDASYLKPINTSYVMITPGQTMDILVTANQSPSHYYIAARPFFDSNAPYDNSTTTAILQYVGNYTPPSSPSFPTLPNITSKSAADNFTTRLRALASKDHPISVPTGVDERIFITVSVNQLTCDKAVCGGPNNSILAASLNNISFSTPKIDILQAYYRNLPNVYESNFPNRPPFLFNFTGDSNDNLLLPSTGTKAKIIEYGKRVEIVFQGTSIGNPENHPMHLHGFSFYLLGTGYGNFNKTTSPKTYNLIDPPEVNTFGVPKNGWATIRFVANNPGVWYMHCHLERHATWGMDTVIIVKNGTTSATSIRPPPANLPTCS; encoded by the exons ATGCTGACTGTAGATGGTCAATTCCCAGGGCCAGTCCTTCGTGTTCAAAAAGGTGACACAGCATTTGTCACTGTTCAAAATAACGGAAAGTATGGCGTGACTATTCACTG gCACGGAGTTAAGCAACCAAGAAATCCATGGTCAGATGGTCCTGAAAATATTACCCAGTGTCCAATTAAACCAGGAAAAAAATTCACTTATGAGGTTGTATTTTCTAATGAAGAAGGAACGCTTTGGTGGCATGCCCATAGTGACTGGTCGCGTGCAACAGTTCATGGCGCAATTGTTATCTCTCCTAAAAATGGAACCTCTTATCCATTTCCAAAGCCCTATGCTGAAGAAGTAATTATATTGG CGGAATGGTATAAGGGAGATGTGAAAGAAATAATCGATGAAGCTACAGCAACCGGTGCTGATCCAAATGTATCAGATGCCTTCACTCTTAATGGCCAACCAGGATATCCAAACAATTGCTCTATTG CAACAACATATCGTCTACGAGTTATTAAAGGAAAGACCTATCTTCTCCGCCTCATCCACGCCGGCATGAATGAAGAAATGTTCTTCGCCATTGCACATCACAAGCTCACAGTTGTTGCACAAGATGCTTCATACTTAAAACCCATAAACACTAGCTACGTCATGATAACTCCAGGACAAACAATGGACATTTTGGTCACAGCAAACCAGTCTCCAAGCCATTATTACATAGCTGCTCGTCCTTTCTTTGACTCTAATGCTCCATACGACAATTCCACCACTACAGCAATTCTTCAGTACGTAGGCAATTATACTCCTCCATCCTCTCCTTCCTTTCCAACCCTTCCTAATATTACTTCCAAGTCTGCTGCTGACAACTTCACAACTCGCTTAAGAGCTTTGGCGAGCAAAGATCACCCAATTAGTGTCCCAACTGGAGTTGATGAACGGATATTTATCACAGTTTCTGTAAATCAGTTAACTTGTGATAAAGCTGTGTGTGGGGGTCCAAATAATTCCATTTTAGCAGCTAGCTTAAACAACATAAGCTTTTCGACCCCAAAAATTGATATACTACAAGCATACTACAG GAATCTGCCCAACGTTTATGAAAGTAATTTCCCAAATCGgccaccttttctttttaacttcaCGGGAGATTCAAACGATAACTTACTACTCCCAAGCACAGGAACAAAGGCAAAGATCATAGAGTATGGTAAAAGGGTGGAGATAGTGTTCCAAGGAACTAGTATTGGGAATCCAGAGAATCATCCTATGCATTTGCATGGTTTTAGCTTCTATTTGCTTGGAACAGGTTATGGGAACTTCAACAAAACCACTTCCCCCAAGACTTATAACTTGATTGATCCACCAGAAGTCAATACCTTTGGAGTTCCTAAGAATGGATGGGCTACTATTAGATTTGTTGCTAATAATCccg GTGTATGGTATATGCATTGTCATTTGGAAAGGCATGCAACCTGGGGTATGGACACTGTCATCATAGTCAAGAATGGGACCACCAGCGCAACAAGCATTAGGCCACCCCCTGCTAATTTGCCTACTTGTTCCTAA
- the LOC126713529 gene encoding laccase-14-like isoform X2 has product MGVKKVLLILAFLGFLYLDGLPLCTASVVHNYTYILKETNFTRLCSTKSMLTVDGQFPGPVLRVQKGDTAFVTVQNNGKYGVTIHWHGVKQPRNPWSDGPENITQCPIKPGKKFTYEVVFSNEEGTLWWHAHSDWSRATVHGAIVISPKNGTSYPFPKPYAEEVIILAEWYKGDVKEIIDEATATGADPNVSDAFTLNGQPGYPNNCSIATTYRLRVIKGKTYLLRLIHAGMNEEMFFAIAHHKLTVVAQDASYLKPINTSYVMITPGQTMDILVTANQSPSHYYIAARPFFDSNAPYDNSTTTAILQYVGNYTPPSSPSFPTLPNITSKSAADNFTTRLRALASKDHPISVPTGVDERIFITVSVNQLTCDKAVCGGPNNSILAASLNNISFSTPKIDILQAYYRNLPNVYESNFPNRPPFLFNFTGDSNDNLLLPSTGTKAKIIEYGKRVEIVFQGTSIGNPENHPMHLHGFSFYLLGTGYGNFNKTTSPKTYNLIDPPEVNTFGVPKNGWATIRFVANNPGVWYMHCHLERHATWGMDTVIIVKNGTTSATSIRPPPANLPTCS; this is encoded by the exons ATGGGAGTGAAGAAGGTATTATTGATCTTAGCTTTTCTGGGGTTCTTGTATCTGGATGGACTGCCGCTTTGCACGGCCTCGGTAGTCCATAATTACACCTACATA CTGAAGGAGACGAATTTTACCAGGCTATGTAGCACCAAGAGCATGCTGACTGTAGATGGTCAATTCCCAGGGCCAGTCCTTCGTGTTCAAAAAGGTGACACAGCATTTGTCACTGTTCAAAATAACGGAAAGTATGGCGTGACTATTCACTG gCACGGAGTTAAGCAACCAAGAAATCCATGGTCAGATGGTCCTGAAAATATTACCCAGTGTCCAATTAAACCAGGAAAAAAATTCACTTATGAGGTTGTATTTTCTAATGAAGAAGGAACGCTTTGGTGGCATGCCCATAGTGACTGGTCGCGTGCAACAGTTCATGGCGCAATTGTTATCTCTCCTAAAAATGGAACCTCTTATCCATTTCCAAAGCCCTATGCTGAAGAAGTAATTATATTGG CGGAATGGTATAAGGGAGATGTGAAAGAAATAATCGATGAAGCTACAGCAACCGGTGCTGATCCAAATGTATCAGATGCCTTCACTCTTAATGGCCAACCAGGATATCCAAACAATTGCTCTATTG CAACAACATATCGTCTACGAGTTATTAAAGGAAAGACCTATCTTCTCCGCCTCATCCACGCCGGCATGAATGAAGAAATGTTCTTCGCCATTGCACATCACAAGCTCACAGTTGTTGCACAAGATGCTTCATACTTAAAACCCATAAACACTAGCTACGTCATGATAACTCCAGGACAAACAATGGACATTTTGGTCACAGCAAACCAGTCTCCAAGCCATTATTACATAGCTGCTCGTCCTTTCTTTGACTCTAATGCTCCATACGACAATTCCACCACTACAGCAATTCTTCAGTACGTAGGCAATTATACTCCTCCATCCTCTCCTTCCTTTCCAACCCTTCCTAATATTACTTCCAAGTCTGCTGCTGACAACTTCACAACTCGCTTAAGAGCTTTGGCGAGCAAAGATCACCCAATTAGTGTCCCAACTGGAGTTGATGAACGGATATTTATCACAGTTTCTGTAAATCAGTTAACTTGTGATAAAGCTGTGTGTGGGGGTCCAAATAATTCCATTTTAGCAGCTAGCTTAAACAACATAAGCTTTTCGACCCCAAAAATTGATATACTACAAGCATACTACAG GAATCTGCCCAACGTTTATGAAAGTAATTTCCCAAATCGgccaccttttctttttaacttcaCGGGAGATTCAAACGATAACTTACTACTCCCAAGCACAGGAACAAAGGCAAAGATCATAGAGTATGGTAAAAGGGTGGAGATAGTGTTCCAAGGAACTAGTATTGGGAATCCAGAGAATCATCCTATGCATTTGCATGGTTTTAGCTTCTATTTGCTTGGAACAGGTTATGGGAACTTCAACAAAACCACTTCCCCCAAGACTTATAACTTGATTGATCCACCAGAAGTCAATACCTTTGGAGTTCCTAAGAATGGATGGGCTACTATTAGATTTGTTGCTAATAATCccg GTGTATGGTATATGCATTGTCATTTGGAAAGGCATGCAACCTGGGGTATGGACACTGTCATCATAGTCAAGAATGGGACCACCAGCGCAACAAGCATTAGGCCACCCCCTGCTAATTTGCCTACTTGTTCCTAA